A genome region from Megalobrama amblycephala isolate DHTTF-2021 linkage group LG16, ASM1881202v1, whole genome shotgun sequence includes the following:
- the proser3 gene encoding LOW QUALITY PROTEIN: proline and serine-rich protein 3 (The sequence of the model RefSeq protein was modified relative to this genomic sequence to represent the inferred CDS: inserted 3 bases in 2 codons), with amino-acid sequence MKTMRSSGGAVFTRQNPFPPDPPLSRSHYSPSRSRKIPKQQRRLALSPVRFAEPPSPPDPPTQTSPLRXEDQDIHERSRSVLLCPPSTTERQLSFSESWPSTDLSCSTDNTNASPCSEAQMQAMRNMVSPVTTGAKEPTVLAKYIERFRFGKPQSREERRLQATEGRDDQPFWWMSTSPPSTSTPTQTSENHIRDLLNDDPASFQSPVSQPLHDETTLSSARHMLDLSMLSLSESSQCDQAEPEILQLQERANSLLQRSEHSFSIGSVPISSEGLGCSDFSSPVSTDEPVRRPVVSTLMGSTNRVLEPSLREGMFFPPAVGSEGSGVRREDDILFQWRLRRKMEQARQWLQEAPSHNSVLHRPLSHTVGTNQAQRSTLNSTPHQRANLSFTPVTFASLDPPVPESALPISSPSISRLQPDVTREQPDPDIQPKPLPQRSRKTVKKNLETSSVQPQHHKQIRTHVGIPETTEKHSRMQRSSSPSPQTSDSTEDRWPAIQEKEVTVVKRQTENERREKKMAPLSRKKKSERHEGERGSIPVRVRNSRGHEGVNRKPEEPIVKSRWQEEGQSSTRGGPSGNRAPPPSPIHNALGQVVSEVLFAETDSXKLQNSSDSPTYTPPPPPQSPVASCSGAQQPLEVIDQLMKDAEDSDGQEFEDDPLLQVLRQQRKWVKEKLGEVDMRLQQL; translated from the exons ATGAAAACTATGAGATCAAG CGGTGGAGCTGTGTTCACAAGACAGAATCCATTTCCTCCAGATCCTCCTTTGTCCAGGAGCCACTACAGCCCCTCTAGATCCAGAAAAATCCCAAAGCAACAAAGAAGGCTG GCCTTGAGTCCTGTCCGGTTTGCTGAGCCACCCAGTCCTCCAGATCCTCCTACTCAGACATCACCATTGA CGGAAGACCAGGATATTCATGAAAGATCACGTAGTGTCCTGCTCTGCCCTCCTTCGACTACTGAACGCCAGCTGAGCTTCTCAGAGTCTTGGCCTTCTACTGACCTGAGCTGCTCCACAGACAACACTAACGCTTCTCCTTGCTCTGAAGCTCAGATGCAAGCCATGAGAAACATGGTTTCACCAGTGACAACGGGGGCAAAGGAACCCACAGTTCTTGCAAA GTATATTGAACGCTTCCGTTTTGGAAAGCCTCAGAGTCGAGAGGAAAGACGGCTTCAGGCAACTGAGGGAAGAGATGATCAGCCGTTTTGGTGGATGTCCACATCCCCTCCATCCACTTCAACACCAACACAAACATCAGAGAATCATATCAGAG ATCTCCTGAACGATGACCCTGCCAGCTTCCAGAGCCCAGTCTCACAGCCACTGCATGATGAAACCACACTGTCTTCAGCTAGACACATGCTTGACCTCAGTATGCTG TCATTATCTGAATCATCGCAGTGTGACCAAGCAGAACCAGAGATACTGCAGCTACAGGAACGGGCCAACAGTTTACTGCAGAGGAG TGAGCATTCCTTCAGCATTGGCTCCGTGCCCATCAGCTCTGAGGGTCTGGGCTGCTCTGATTTCTCCTCCCCCGTAAGCACTGACGAGCCGGTCCGAAGACCTGTCGTGTCCACCTTAATGGGCTCAACCAATA GGGTTTTAGAGCCAAGTTTGCGTGAGGGAATGTTTTTTCCTCCAGCAGTTGGTTCTGAGGGGTCAGGTGTCCGTCGCGAAGATGACATCCTGTTTCAGTGGCGTCTGAGGAGGAAGATGGAACAGGCCAGACAATGGCTTCAGGAGGCCCCTTCCCACAATTCTGTTCTCCATAGACCTCTGTCACACACTGTAGGAACAAACCAG GCACAACGTAGCACTTTAAACAGCACACCTCATCAGAGAGCTAATCTCTCATTCACTCCGGTCACCTTCGCTAGCCTCGATCCTCCAGTCCCTGAGTCTGCTCTTCCTATTTCAAGCCCTAGCATCTCCAGACTCCAGCCTGATGTCACCCGGGAGCAACCAGACCCCGATATCCAACCCAAACCCCTTCCCCAGCGCTCCAGGAAGACTGTCAAAAAGAATCTGGAAACCTCTTCTGTCCAACCACAACATCACAAGCAAATCAGAACACACGTCGGCATCCCAGAAACCACAGAAAAGCACAGCAGAATGCAGAGGTCCTCTTCTCCATCTCCACAGACTTCTGATAGCACAGAGGACCGGTGGCCGGCAATTCAGGAGAAGGAAGTCACTGTAGTCAAAAGACAGACTGAAAACGAGAGACGTGAGAAGaagatggcacctttaagccgAAAGAAGAAATCTGAAAG ACATGAAGGCGAGCGAGGCAGCATTCCAGTGAGGGTCAGAAATTCTAGGGGTCATGAAGGAGTCAATCGCAAACCAGAGGAGCCGATTGTAAAAAGCAGGTGGCAGGAAGAGGGTCAAAGTTCGACACGAGGAGGACCGTCTGGAAATCGAGCACCACCACCCTCACCTATACACAATGCTTTGGGGCAg GTTGTCTCTGAGGTGCTTTTTGCCGAGACAGATTC CAAACTCCAAAATTCTTCAGATTCCCCAACATATACCCCACCTCCACCCCCACAATCCCCTGTTGCCTCTTGTTCTGGTGCGCAGCAACCTTTGGAGGTCATAGATCAACTCATGAAGGACGCAGAAG ACTCAGATGGGCAGGAGTTTGAAGACGATCCTTTGTTGCAAGTCCTCAGACAGCAGAGGAAATGGGTGAAGGAAAAACTTGG CGAGGTTGACATGAGGCTCCAGCAGCTCTGA
- the LOC125248183 gene encoding C3a anaphylatoxin chemotactic receptor-like codes for MLHMKHHNVKMMRNRPRSSPHLSSLFFLCVENTSFGPENLTGGTTNNTTMQPMECFAIFLICIFIATFIVGFIGNGLVIFLTGCRMKTTVNSIWFLNLAIADFIFILSMMILPFIVNFSSLMYVISMVISLNQFASIYFLVVISLDRCLCTTMVVWAQNNRTVLRARIICVIVWVLSISCSIPFFVNEFPTTFLVTYEFFVGFLIPFLIIASSHIAVGVRIKRLRIGKQHRSYRVIIAIILTFFICCFPYHVCIFFVIKMDNWGASDEVFLTAFVFSHYLVFLNSCLNPILYVFMCDEYKKKLKQSLLLVLETAFSEEHLIFKGRQIQKDEQNTKNTFELLDM; via the coding sequence ATGTTGCACATGAAACATCACAATGTTAAGATGATGCGAAACAGACCCAGAAGCAGCCCTCACTtgtcttctctcttttttctttgtgtAGAAAACACAAGTTTTGGACCTGAAAACTTGACCGGAGGCACAACAAACAATACCACTATGCAGCCTATGGAGTGCTTTGCGATCTTTTTAATATGCATTTTCATTGCTACCTTCATTGTTGGTTTCATTGGAAATGGGCTTGTCATATTTCTGACTGGCTGCAGAATGAAGACGACAGTCAACTCTATTTGGTTTCTCAACTTGGCGATTGCAGACTTCATCTTCATATTATCCATGATGATATTACCTTTTATTGTCAACTTTTCATCCTTAATGTACGTTATCTCCATGGTGATATCACTGAACCAGTTTGCTAGCATTTATTTTCTTGTAGTGATCAGTCTGGACCGATGTCTGTGCACAACAATGGTTGTTTGGGCTCAAAATAACCGAACTGTACTGAGAGCCAGGATCATCTGCGTGATTGTGTGGGTTTTATCCATCAGCTGCAGCATCCCTTTCTTCGTGAATGAGTTTCCTACTACATTTCTGGTCACATATGAATTTTTTGTAGGCTTTCTCATCCCCTTCCTGATCATTGCATCTTCACACATTGCTGTTGGAGTACGAATCAAACGCCTCAGAATAGGGAAGCAGCACAGGTCGTACCGGGTCATTATCGCTATCATCCTGACTTTTTTCATATGTTGCTTTCCATACcatgtttgcattttttttgtaataaaaatggatAACTGGGGTGCCAGTGATGAAGTATTTCTGACAGCATTTGTGTTCAGTCACTATCTGGTTTTTCTAAACAGCTGTCTGAACCCCATTCTCTATGTGTTCATGTGTGATGAATATAAGAAGAAGCTGAAACAGTCTCTGCTGCTGGTGTTGGAGACAGCGTTTTCTGAAGAACATCTGATCTTTAAAGGAAGGCAGATACAAAAGGACGAGCAGAACACAAAAAACACCTTTGAATTGTTAGATATGTAG
- the hspb6 gene encoding heat shock protein beta-6 — translation MDFDLPPSLPVSGIPWDRVLPPLFPRLNGTIGPYSWTPTEFLIPVSEHTGAAQVTCDHNGFTVQVDVKHFTPEELLVKVIGDYVVVEGKHEQKKDGSGLVTRQFNRRYRIPNGVDIMALESAMSPEGMLVISAPLTQGDNSRLLSHTGP, via the exons ATGGACTTCGACTTGCCTCCTTCACTCCCGGTGAGTGGTATCCCATGGGACAGGGTTCTCCCGCCGCTGTTCCCCCGTTTGAATGGGACGATTGGACCTTACTCATGGACCCCGACTGAATTTTTAATCCCGGTTTCCGAACACACGGGAGCAGCACAG GTTACCTGTGATCACAACGGATTTACTGTGCAAGTTGATGTGAAACACTTCACCCCCGAGGAGCTGCTGGTTAAAGTGATTGGAGATTATGTTGTGGTTGAGggaaaacatgaacaaaaaaag GATGGTTCAGGACTGGTGACACGTCAGTTTAACCGGCGATACCGGATCCCAAATGGAGTGGACATCATGGCACTGGAATCAGCCATGTCACCGGAAGGAATGCTAGTAATCTCAGCACCTCTGACACAAGGAGACAATTCCAGACTGTTAAGTCACACCGGACCATGa